A region of Longimicrobium sp. DNA encodes the following proteins:
- a CDS encoding DUF2721 domain-containing protein — protein sequence MQAIPNPFAALTLIVAPAVLTNACSVLIMSTSNRLARAVDRARIMTAELEKAGATGSTPHPGEVRELAATERRALMLLHALRSFYVALGGFAAAAFLSLMGAVLTPLFPASVALPLEVVALIVGLLGVGGLVTGTLVLVRETKIAVEVLQQRASEARAHLR from the coding sequence GTGCAGGCAATCCCCAACCCCTTTGCCGCGCTGACGCTGATCGTGGCGCCGGCGGTGCTCACCAACGCGTGCTCGGTGCTCATCATGAGCACCAGCAACCGCCTGGCGCGCGCCGTGGACCGCGCGCGCATCATGACCGCGGAGCTGGAGAAGGCGGGCGCGACAGGCTCCACCCCGCACCCCGGCGAGGTGCGCGAGTTGGCGGCCACGGAGCGGCGGGCGCTGATGCTGCTCCACGCGCTGCGCTCGTTCTATGTGGCGCTGGGCGGCTTCGCGGCGGCGGCCTTCCTGTCGCTGATGGGCGCCGTGCTGACGCCGCTCTTCCCCGCCTCCGTCGCCCTGCCGCTGGAGGTGGTGGCGCTGATCGTGGGGCTGCTGGGAGTGGGCGGCCTGGTGACGGGGACGCTGGTCCTCGTTCGTGAGACGAAAATTGCGGTGGAGGTGCTCCAGCAGCGCGCCTCCGAGGCCCGCGCGCACCTCCGCTAG
- a CDS encoding DUF1499 domain-containing protein has translation MRDADLINDRPPLRGNPMAGVALATAMVAGLLVLLAGPGTRLGFWHFSTGFQLMRWGAYLAVPAALFSVVALVLVRGHRRGVLPSILALGIAAGAFLVPYSFLVKARGLPPIHDISTDTRNPPPLIATLPLREQTGATNPPAYEGDSIARLQTEAYKDVQPVMLAMTPDSAYGQALRAAREMGWEIVAAERDEGRIEATAITGWWGFRDDVVIRVMPASGIARVDVRSVSRVGRSDVGANAARIRAYVRRLKENG, from the coding sequence ATGCGAGACGCAGACCTCATCAACGACCGCCCCCCGCTGCGCGGCAACCCGATGGCAGGGGTCGCGCTGGCAACCGCGATGGTGGCGGGGCTGCTGGTGCTCCTGGCCGGGCCCGGCACGCGGCTGGGATTCTGGCACTTCAGCACCGGGTTCCAGCTGATGCGGTGGGGGGCGTACCTGGCGGTGCCGGCGGCGCTCTTTTCGGTCGTCGCGCTGGTGCTGGTGCGGGGGCACAGGCGCGGGGTGCTTCCGTCGATCCTGGCGCTGGGGATCGCGGCGGGGGCGTTCCTGGTGCCGTACAGCTTCCTGGTGAAGGCGCGCGGCCTGCCGCCCATCCACGACATCAGCACCGACACGCGCAACCCGCCGCCGCTCATCGCCACGCTGCCCCTGCGCGAGCAGACGGGCGCCACCAACCCGCCCGCGTACGAGGGCGACTCCATCGCGCGGCTGCAGACGGAGGCGTACAAGGACGTGCAGCCCGTGATGCTCGCTATGACGCCCGACTCCGCGTACGGTCAGGCGCTGCGGGCCGCGCGCGAAATGGGATGGGAGATCGTTGCCGCCGAGCGCGACGAGGGCCGCATCGAGGCGACCGCGATCACGGGATGGTGGGGGTTCAGGGACGACGTGGTGATCCGCGTGATGCCCGCATCCGGAATCGCGCGAGTGGACGTGCGCTCCGTGTCGCGAGTAGGGCGGAGCGACGTGGGCGCCAACGCGGCCCGCATCCGCGCCTACGTGCGGCGGCTCAAGGAAAACGGGTAG
- a CDS encoding VTT domain-containing protein yields MRPSRPAAAALPSPPRAERGPRRRPWKKWVLAAVLLGGLGAFFALGGPRYLSFETLKEHRDELLAFKARHFVAMLVATLAVYAVATALSFPGGVLMSLAVGFLFGRWVGAAIVIVAATVGATAAFLSARYLFADAARRRMGPRLQRLSRGFEADAFNYLLFVRLVPIFPFWLMNLVPAFTPVSTRTFVVATAIGILPGSFVFVNLGESLLRIHSARDLLSTSVLLSFTLLGVLSVMPVVVKKVRHRRRNRSALVR; encoded by the coding sequence ATGCGACCCTCCCGCCCCGCCGCAGCCGCCCTCCCTAGCCCGCCGCGCGCGGAGCGGGGGCCGCGGCGCAGGCCGTGGAAGAAGTGGGTGCTCGCGGCCGTCCTCCTGGGAGGGCTGGGTGCCTTCTTCGCGCTGGGAGGGCCGCGCTACCTGAGCTTCGAGACGCTCAAGGAGCACCGCGACGAGCTGCTCGCCTTCAAGGCGCGGCACTTCGTGGCGATGCTGGTGGCGACGCTGGCGGTATACGCCGTGGCGACCGCCCTCTCCTTTCCGGGCGGGGTGCTGATGTCGCTCGCGGTCGGCTTCCTCTTCGGGCGGTGGGTGGGAGCGGCGATCGTCATCGTCGCGGCTACCGTAGGCGCGACGGCAGCCTTTCTCTCCGCGCGCTACCTGTTCGCGGACGCGGCGCGGCGGCGGATGGGGCCGCGGCTCCAGCGGCTGTCGCGCGGATTCGAGGCGGACGCCTTCAACTACCTCCTCTTCGTGCGCCTGGTGCCCATCTTTCCGTTCTGGCTGATGAACCTGGTGCCGGCGTTCACCCCCGTCAGCACGCGCACCTTCGTCGTGGCCACGGCGATCGGCATCCTCCCGGGGTCGTTCGTCTTCGTGAACCTGGGCGAGTCGCTGCTGCGCATCCACTCCGCGCGCGACCTGCTTTCGACGAGCGTGCTCCTGTCGTTCACACTGCTGGGGGTGCTGTCGGTGATGCCGGTGGTGGTGAAGAAGGTGAGGCATCGGAGGAGGAACAGAAGTGCGTTAGTGCGTTAG
- a CDS encoding molybdenum cofactor biosynthesis protein B, which translates to MSTPSSDQHHRLADRHGPIPVAVVTVSDSRTPETDTNGIWLREQIEAAGHTPAGYLLIRDEPLAVERALDDSIAQVVIFNGGTGIAPRDTTFDVLSRRIERPIPGFGELFRMLSWDQVGAAAMLSRATAGVIGGRVVFSLPGSHAAVRLAWERLIAPELRHIAWLVEG; encoded by the coding sequence ATGTCCACACCCAGCAGCGACCAGCACCACCGCCTCGCCGACCGCCACGGACCCATCCCCGTGGCCGTGGTCACCGTCAGCGACTCGCGCACCCCGGAGACCGACACCAACGGCATCTGGCTGCGCGAGCAGATCGAGGCGGCGGGCCACACCCCCGCCGGCTACCTCCTGATCCGCGACGAGCCGCTCGCGGTGGAGCGCGCACTGGACGACTCGATCGCCCAGGTGGTGATCTTCAACGGCGGCACCGGCATCGCCCCGCGGGACACCACCTTCGACGTCCTGAGCCGCCGCATCGAGCGCCCCATCCCCGGCTTCGGCGAGCTTTTCCGCATGCTGAGCTGGGATCAGGTGGGCGCCGCCGCCATGCTCTCGCGCGCCACCGCCGGCGTCATCGGCGGCCGCGTGGTCTTCTCCCTCCCGGGCTCCCACGCCGCCGTCCGCCTCGCCTGGGAGCGCCTCATCGCCCCCGAGCTCCGCCACATCGCGTGGCTCGTGGAGGGTTGA